From the Xyrauchen texanus isolate HMW12.3.18 chromosome 49, RBS_HiC_50CHRs, whole genome shotgun sequence genome, one window contains:
- the LOC127640570 gene encoding uncharacterized protein LOC127640570: MGISEGGAMEGRAVEDPGGRAEGGSGGGGRPTESSGGSGGGAVGGSAGGAEGGGAEEGSGGSGGGAEGGGTMESSGGSGGGAEGGSGGRAEGGESTEGGAEGGGAVGGSRGGGLEGSGGGAEGGGAIGGSRGGTVEGSGGGAEGGGAVSGSRGGGLEGSGGGSEGGGAVGGSRGGALGGSRGGALGGSGGAGSWTVMATGSGSGTVEATGAGSWTVMATGSGSGTVEATGAGSGTVEATGAGSGTVEATGAGSGTVGAAGAGSLIVAGVGAGSLTVAGIDWEAEAFLLLLLRADEVGSAGSLIKAGVGVGLMAGGADETG, from the exons atggggatctccgagggcggagccatggagggcagagccgtggaagacccag gaggcagagctgagggaggctcaggaggcggaggcaGACCCacggaaagctctggaggctcagggggcggtgccgtgggaggctcagcaggtggagctgagggaggcggagccgaggaaggctcgggaggatcaggaggcggagccgagggaggcggaaccatggaaagctctggaggctcaggaggtggagctgagggaggctcaggaggcagagcagagggaggcgaaTCCACggaaggtggagccgagggaggtggcgccgtaggaggctctagaggcggaggcctggaaggctctggaggtggagccgagggaggtggcgccataggaggctctagaggcggaaccgtggaaggctcgggaggcggagccgagggaggtggcgctgtaagtggctctagaggcggaggcctggaaggctctggtggtggatccgagggaggtggcgctgtaggaggctcgagaggcggagccctgggaggctcgagaggtggagccctgggaggctcgggaggcgctggctcttggacggtcatggctacaggctctggctctgggacggtcgaggctacaggcgctggctcttggacggtcatggctacaggctctggctctgggacggtcgaggctacaggcgctggttctgggacggtcgaggctacaggcgcaggctctgggacggtcgaggctacaggcgcaggctctgggacggtcggggctgcaggcgctggctcgctgatcgtggcaggcgtaggcgctggctcgctgaccgtggcaggcatagaCTGGGAAGctgaagcctttcttctcctcctcctccgggcggacgaagttggcagcgctggctcgttgatcaAGGCAGGTGTGGGGGTTGGCTTGATGGCAGGTGGGGCAGACGAAACAGGATGA